A genomic segment from Nicotiana tabacum cultivar K326 chromosome 9, ASM71507v2, whole genome shotgun sequence encodes:
- the LOC107793361 gene encoding nuclear pore complex protein NUP43, with product MAVITSSSSSQQLQVHRFPQNNYIDSLGFLPQLSSFHRHILLATFNSDSSNSSLQLLNLTQKTSNSDSNSPEITLQSSLTTPSRISSLKTSQNPNKPLIAASTFSGDLLVYKADLVNGSLDFLNSVKGFHSGRVAGIDVSENGSEFVSVGEDGRINLVSFVNGGLSSKRVFDGNGLVSYGAVKWASPVEFVSGGLGFGLQWWDQRRPGGPVSQFKGNWTHGSTSGIVHSIDIHPSRKHTCLAGGSSGTVFAWDLRWQQQPIILAGVGTSDLSALSPSESDVWEVHYDNYTTSSNYRNISESRVLPAMICSEDGILAVIEQGEEPVELLAEPCAINSFDIDRQNPSDIVCSLEWESIAILTRS from the exons ATGGCAGTAAtcacctcttcttcttcttctcaacaaCTCCAGGTCCATCGTTTCCCTCAAAACAACTACATTGATTCCCTCGGTTTTCTCCCGCAACTCTCCTCTTTTCACCGTCACATCCTCCTCGCCACTTTCAACTCCGACTCCTCTAACTCATCACTCCAACTCCTTAATTTAACACAAAAAACTTCAAATTCAGACTCAAACTCACCAGAAATTACACTTCAGTCCTCACTTACAACACCATCAAGAATCAgctcattaaaaacctcacaAAACCCCAATAAACCCCTAATTGCGGCATCTACATTTTCTGGGGATTTGTTGGTTTATAAAGCTGATTTGGTTAATGGGTCGTTGGATTTTCTCAATTCGGTAAAAGGGTTTCATTCGGGTCGGGTTGCGGGTATTGATGTGAGTGAAAATGGGTCAGAGTTTGTGAGTGTTGGGGAGGATGGGAGGATTAATCTGGTGAGTTTTGTTAATGGGGGGTTGAGTTCTAAGAGAGTTTTTGATGGGAATGGGCTGGTTTCATACGGGGCAGTTAAATGGGCTTCTCCTGTGGAGTTTGTGAGTGGTGGATTGGGATTTGGTCTTCAATGGTGGGATCAACGACGACCCGGTGGACCCGTTTCGCAGTTTAAAGGGAACTG GACTCATGGATCAACTTCTGGCATTGTACATTCAATTGATATTCATCCATCAAGAAAGCATACTTGTCTT GCAGGAGGTTCTTCTGGTACTGTGTTTGCATGGGATCTTCGCTGGCAACAGCAGCCTATAATACTTGCTGGCGTGGGAACCAGTGATCTTTCTGCTCTTTCACCATCGGAAAGTGATGTTTGGGAGGTCCACTATGACAACTATACTACTTCATCCAACTACCGCAACATCTCAGAATCACGTGTTCTTCCTGCCATGATTTGCTCAGAAGATGGCATTCTTGCCGTAATTGAACAAG GTGAAGAACCCGTTGAGCTTCTTGCTGAACCTTGTGCCATCAACAGCTTTGACATTGATCGACAAAACCCATCA GACATTGTTTGTAGTTTGGAGTGGGAATCGATAGCCATCTTGACAAGGTCTTAA